GCGCTCCGCTTCCCCGGCCTCGATGCGTGCGGTCGCTGCGTCGACGGCGGCGACCGCGATCCGCAGTTCTTCGTCGAGGGCCGGTACCTGTTCCTCGAGCTCACGCGCCCGCTCCCAGGACCCGGTCTCCTTGGTACGCGCCGTCACCCACGCCTCGAGGTCTCCGTCGACGTCGAACTCGAGGGCGTCCCATTCCGCGCGAGCGCGCTCCTCGGCCGTCGCGGCAGCGTCGACCAGCTCGTGAGCCCGTGATGCCGCGGCGATCGTCGAGCGCAGCGCCTCGGCAGCACGCGCAGCCGTGAGCTCGGCACGCGCCTCGTCGATCAGCGGCGCATCCGCTTCGAGACGGGCGAGTGCCGCACGTGCACGGTCGCGTTCCTGCTGTGCGCGCCGCTCCTCACGCGTCGTCGCCAGCGCCGCATCGGCCTCGGCCGATAGCTTCTCGGCGTCGGCCTGTTCGGAGGCCCGCCGCCCGGCACGGTAGTCCGCTCGCGCCTGGGCTCGGCGAAGGGCGTCGAGACGCTCATCGATCGTCAGTGATGCCGTCGGCTGCTCCCCCGCCGCCGTGGGGGCCGTGCCGTCGTCGGCATCGCCCGAGAGGCCCGCGGTGTCCACCAGACGTTCGGCCTCACCGACACGAGCGTCGACGGTGGCGAGCCGCGCACCGAGCGTCTGCTCCGCCTGGCGGCGCCGCTCGTCGAAACGGGCCTGCACGTCTTCGAATCGCTGAGTGCCGAAGAGGCGGCGAAGCAGCGCCTGGCGATCCCTGCTCCCCGCCAGCAGGAACTCGGAGAAGCGGTTCTGCGCCAGGAGGATCACCTGCAGGAACTGCTCGCGGCTCAGCTGCAGGATCTCATCGAGGTCGCCTGCGACGTCGACGGCTCGTGCGGCACGCCCCACCCAGCCCGCGTCCGTCCATTCCTCCAGTGACACCGCTGCGGCCTGCTTCGTCAGCCCCCCGCCGCGCTTGGCCGGACGAAGGTACTCCGGCGAGCGCGTCACGCGGAACCGACCGGCCGGAGTACTGAACTCGACCACGACCTCGGAGGGATCATCGGGCTCGCAGTGGTCGCTGCGGAGCCGCTTCTCGCCCCCGTCGTAGCGTGGCACACCACCGTAGAGACCGAAGCAGACGGCATCGAGGATGCTCGACTTGCCGGCGCCGGTCCGCCCGGCGATCAGGAAGATGCCATCGTCGCCGAAAGCGTCGAAATCCACGATCTGCCGCGACCGGAAAGGGCCGAACCCCTCGATCTCCAGGCGATGGAGGCGCATCTAGACGAGAGCTTCCGCGCGCACGCGCTCGTCGAGCACCGCGCGGATCAGGTCGCGCTCCGCATCCGTGGCGCCGTGCCCGGCCCGGACGTGCTCGAGGAACGCCTCGATCCGGTCGACATCGGTCACCGCGGTCCGGAGTCGCTGCGAGTACGACCTCTCCTCCGCCTCGGAGACGGCCACGGGCTGGTGCTGCACCATGGCGCAGTAGGGGTAGCTCTCGCGCAGACGCCGCATCGGCTCGGCCTGGGGCAGAGCATCGGTGTACACGGCGCACACCCACTCGTTCGCATGCTCGGCGACCATCTCCGGCGCCAGGATCTCGTGGAGCGTTCCCGTGAGCGTGACCAGACGACGCGGCACGGGCAGCTCGAGCCACTCGACGGCGGCGAGACCGTGGGCATCGAGGTCGACGAGCCACGAACCGCGCGCCTTGTGCTGCTCGCCGAAGCTGTAGTGCAGCGGAGCCCCGGCGTAGCGGACGCGCTCGCTGAGCGTCTGGCGACCGTGGATGTGCCCGAGCGCCACGTAGTCGGGGCCGTCGAACACGCTGAGGGGCACGACGTCGAGCCCACCCTGACGCACCTCGCGCTCGAGGCCTGCGGTGGCATCGACCCCTGCGGCGAAGCAGTGCGCGATGGCGACCGCACGGCCCTCGTGCGTGTCCATGCCCGCACGGACGAGGTCCATCGCATGCCCCATGGTCTGCGCCTGGGTGCGCAACGGGCGGCCCGCGCTGTCGCCCTCGGGCCAGTGCTGACGCACGATGGCCGGCTCGAGGTAGGGGATGCCGAAGAAATGAACCGGTCCATCGGCATCCGCGATCGTGATGGGCTCCCCGACGGCGAGCGGATCGGTCAGCACGTGGATGCCGTCACGGAGCAGCCGCGCCTGGAAACCGAGTCGCGCGGCCGAGTCATGGTTTCCGCTCGTGACGATCACTCGCGCCCCGGCCTCGTCCAGCGCCACCAGCGCATCGCCGAGGAGCGAGTAGGCGGGACCGGACGGCGTCGCGGAGTCGAAGACGTCTCCGGCGACGACCACGACGTCGACGGAGTGCGTGCGCACCTGCTCGGTCAGCGCCCCGAGCACCTCGGTCAGCGCGTCCATGGTCGAGTTGCCATGGAACGTGCGGCCGATGTGCCAGTCGGAGGTGTGCAGGATTCGCATACTCACACGGTACGAACCCCCTCGGACATTCCGTCCGAGGCGTGCCGCGACCCGTTCATGACGTCACCCCGTCGGTAACCCGCCGTAACACGACGTCATGAAACGACGGCGGTCAGCGCGAGCGCAGCAGGGGGGCGTGCTCGGGGTGCGCGGCGAACCAATCGGCGACGTACCAGCACACCGCGTCCACCGTGCGGTCGCCACGCTCCTCGATGTCGGCCACCGCACCCTCCACGACCTTGCCCGCGTAGCCGTTGCCGCGGAAAGTCGGGATAGTGAACGCGCGGGTGAGAGCGATCGTGTGACCGTCGTCGCGGTAGTCGAGAACGCTCACGAGCTTTCCATCGCGCATGAGCGTGTAGCGGGACGCGTCCTTCTCGTCGGTCAGGATGAAGCCTCCGACAGTGTGCGAGATCGTCATTCGATCCACGTTACGCCCGCCAGGAGCGCCCGGGCGTTTTGACATGGGGCGTCACGATCGGACATAATCCCCCCATGACCACCAACGCAAGCCCTTTGTCCGCCCAGGAGGCGAACAGGACTGCCGGGATGATGATGCCCGGTCGCGTTGGCATGTGTTGCCGAATGTGTCGCTGAACGAACAGCCACCCCGCCTGACCTGATTCCTCGCGAACTGCGAGGCCAGTGTCTCCGAGCATCCACCCTCTGCTCGCTTCCCGGCTCCGCCGGTCATTCATGCAACGCATCAGAGCCCCCCTCGATCCGGGCTCACGTCCTGAGGACTTCATCATCATGTCGAACACCGCACTTCTCGAGCGTCCCGCCACCACCGCCGCGATCCGCACTCGTACCGAGGCCACCGCACCGGTGCCCTCCGCCACCGCAGACCTTCCCGCCGTCCGCTCCCCGCGAGGCTTCGCGCTCTACGTGGGGCTCGACGAGATCAAGGCCGCCGAAGCCGGTGTGAGCCTGCCGCTGCTCGTCGATGCCCTGCGGCGCACCCTCGCCGAACTCGCTCCGGGTGCGGAGACGCACGCCACGGTCGCCCTCGCGCCGCACGGCTCGGGCGGCCGCGACCTCGACGTCGTCCGCCTCGCCCTGCAGGAGCCGGGCGCCATCGCGCGCACCAAGGCCGCTGCCGAAGAGGACACGGCGGAAGAGGAGAGCGGCGTCACCGTCGACATCTCCCGCAAGCGCGTCCTGATCGACGGGGAGTCCGCGGCCTTCACCTACAAGGAGTTCGAGCTGCTGCAGTACCTCGTGCTGCGCGAGGGCCGCACGATCGAACGCAGCGAGCTGGTCTCTGCTCTGTGGCAGGCGCAGGACGACGAGACCCCCGGTGAGCGCACGATCGACGTCCACGTGCGTCGTCTCCGCGCGAAGCTCGGACGCTACGAGGACATCGTCCGCACGGTGCGGGGAATCGGCTACCGGTTCGACCGTCACGCCGACGTCGTCATCCGCTACGGACACGGAACCCCCTCGCCCGACCGCTTCTGACCGTCTGCGAGTCGGTGTCAGGGCCGGCGCGTAGGGTGGGCGCATGACATCGACGGCGCAATCCGCAGCGGCTGAGGTCGCGCCATCGGATGCCCCTCGGGAGACCGTCTACCGCCCCTCGCACCCTCTCGATCTCGGCCGCACACTCGGCTTCCTTCGCCGTGGCACGGGCGATCCGACCATGGTCATCACCGGATCGGTGATCTGGCGGGCAGTGCGCACACCTCTCGGTCCGACGACGTTGGCGGTGCGCACGATCGGTGGCGAGGTGCGCGCGACCGCCTGGGGCCCCGGAACGGACTTCGCGCTCGACGCCGTCCCCGCACTCTGTGGAGCCCACGACGACGCCGAGGGGTTCGACGCATCGCATCACCCTCTCGTCGCCGAGTCCGCGCATCGCCATCCCGGGCTGCGCCTGACACGCACCGACGAGGTGTTCGACGCGCTGGCATGCGCGATCATCGAGCAGAAGGTCACCGGCATGCAGGCGTTCGGAGCGTGGCGTTGGCTCGTCTCCCGCTTCGGCGAGCGCGCCCCCGGTCCGACGCCCCGACCGATGTTCACCGCGCCCACCGCCGCACAGTGGCACCGCATCCCCTCCTGGGCGTGGCACCGCGCCGGGGTCGAGCCCCCACAGTCCCGGACCCTCGTGCGCGCCGCGGAACGAGGCGATCGCATCGCCCACGCCGTGCGGACCGCCCCGGACGGCACGGCGCGCGACCGCGTTCTCACGAGCCTTCCCGGCGTCGGGGTGTGGACCTCGGCGGAGACCCGGGCCCGCGCGCTCGGCGATACCGATGCCGTCAGCGTCGGCGACTACCACCTCGCCCACGAGATCGGTTACGCTCTCACCGGCACGCGCACCGATGACGCCGGGATGCTCGAGCTCCTCGCTCCCTGGACGGGGCAACGGCAGCGAGCGGTCCGCCTCATCGCCGCCAGCGGGGTGCACGAGCCGCGCCGAGGCCCTCGCCTCGCACCCGAGAACCATCGCGACCGCTGACTCCGCCGCCTATGCTGGGGCCATGTCCCGCAGAGCGATCCGCATCTCCATCACTGTCGGCCTGTTGATCGTCGGCGTGGTGGTCGGGCTCATCTTCCAGAATGTGTGGCTGGGCGTTCTTCTCGCCGCCATCGTGTGGCTGGGCTGGTTCCTCGGGTACGAGTCGCGGCGCGGGAACAACGCCGGCGTCAACGATGAAGACCACGGCATCGAGCTCTGAGGAGCTCGTGCCCGGAGGTCAGTAGTACACCGCGAGCGGTCCGGAGGGTCCGGCGATCACGCTCACGGGGGTGTCGAAGACCCGTGACAGCACCTCATCCGTCATGATCGCGGCAGGGGATCCGAACTCCACGACCGCGCCGTCCTTCATCGCGCAGATGTGGTCGGCGTAGTGCCCCGCGAAGTTGATGTCGTGCAGCACGATCACGATCGTGCGTCCGAGCTCCTCCGCCGCCCGTCGCAGGTGCTTCATCATCTGCACCGCGTGGCGCATGTCGAGGTTGTTCAGCGGTTCGTCCAGCAGCACGAACTCGGTGTCCTGTGCCAGCACCATCGCCACGTAGGCGCGCTGACGCTGCCCTCCGGAGAGCTCATCGAGGTACCGCCCCTCCAGCGGACCGAGGTCGAGGAAGTCGATGGCCTGGCTGATGATCTCCTCGTCGGCCCGGTTCAGCCGTCCCTTCGAATGCGGGAACCGGCCGAATCCCACGAGCTGGCGCACGGTGAGTCGCGTGACGAAGTGGTTCTCCTGACGCAGGATCGACACGACCTTCGCCAGGTCCTTCGACTTCGTCGAGGCCACATCGAGCCCCGCGATCTCGATGGCCCCCGCATCCATTCCGTTCAGCCGGCCGATCATCGTGAGCAGCGTCGACTTGCCTGCGCCGTTGGGTCCGATCAGCGCGGTGATGCCGCCGGTCGGGATTTCGAGGTCGACCGGACCGATCGCAACCTCGCTGCTGTAGTCCCGGCGGACGCCGTCGAGAGCGATCACAGTCTGCCCTTTCTGAGGATGACGATGAGGAACACGGTCCCGCCGACGAGCTCGATCAGGATCGAGACCATCCCCTGCGCGTAGAACACGTTCTTCATCACGAAGTACGCCCCCGCGAGGATCGTGAAGGCGGTGAGCACCGCGACGGGGAAGATCAGCCGATGGTCATGCGTGTCGGCGAACTGGTAGGCGAGCGTGGCGACCAGGAAGCCGAGGAAGGTCATCGGCCCGACCAGCGCGGTCGACGTCGCCATCAGCACGGCGACGAGGAACAGCACGACGAACAGCTCGCGCCGATGATCGACACCGAGCGAGCGCGCGGCGTCCGGGCCCAGGGCCATGAGATTGAGCCGACGCGATCGGATCCACAGCAGAGCGGAGGCCACGATCACGAGCGGGATCGCGAGCGGCAGGTAGGAGGCGTCCGCGTTCGAGACGTTGCCGAAGAGACGGGCGGCGAGCACGTCGAACTCGCTGGGGGTGAGCAGACGCTGCATGAACGTGGCGACCGCTCCGAGACCGCCGCCGATCACGATGCCGACCAGAAGCATGATCTGCAGGTTCCCGTACCGCCCCGAGAGCAGCCATCCGTACAGGGCGACCGCGAGTCCGACCATGATGACGACCTGGATCGCGAACTGGCCGATGCCCTGGATCGCGACGAGTCCGGCGACCCCGAACAGGTAGACGGTGGAGGTCTGCACGACGCGGTACAGCGACTCGAAGCCCATGATCGACGGCGTGATGATGCGGTTGTTGGTGACGGTCTGGAAGCTCACCGTGGCGATCGCCTGGGACACGGCGACGAGCGCCATCACGGTGACATCGATCGCGCGGTGCTGGGCGATGCGCCAGAATCCTGCGGAGCCGACCGGCATCGGGTTCGCCCATGCCAGCAGCCCGAAGCCGGAGACGGCGGCGAGGACGACGAGCACGCCGAGGACGAGGACGTAGCGACGGCGCGCTCGCGGGGTCGTGAACGAGCCGGCCGATCGCACCGGGCCGCCCGTCGTCCTCGGTGTCATCACCGCGCTAGCCACGTCGACGCTGCCTCAGCAGGAGGAGCACGAACACCACCGCGCCGACGACCCCGAGGATCAACGACACCGGGACCTCGAACGGCATGATGATGGTGCGGCCGATGATGTCGCACACCGTGACGATCGCGATGCCGAGCAGGCACACCCACGGCAGATTGCTGCGCAGATCGTCACCGCGCACCATCGAGACGATGTTCGGCACGATCAGCCCCAGGAAAGGAAGATTGCCGACGACGACCGTCACGACACCGGTGGTCACCGCGATGAGCACCGTGCCGAGCAGGATGATCCGGCTGTAGTTCACACCGACGTTCGTGGCGACCTCCTCCCCGAGTCCGGCGATGGTCAGCCGATCGGCGACGATGAAGACGATGACCCCGATGACCGCCACGATCCAGAGCATCTCGTACTGACCGCGCATCACCGAGGTGAAGCTCCCCGCGAACCAGACGCCGATGATCTGCAGCGAGTTGGTGACCAGGGCGAGATACGTGGACAGGGCACCGACGACCGCACCGAGCATGATGCCGACGATCGGGACGATGAGCGAGGACTTGAGGGCGACCCGGCGTAGGAACGCGAAGAACACCATCGTGCCGATGAAGGCCGCGAGGATCGCACCGGCCATCCGCATCGGGAGCGACGGCTGCGGCACGAGGATCATGACCATCAGCAGCCCGAGCCCCGCCCATTCGGTGGTCCCGGTCGTCGTGGGCTCGACGAAGCGGTTCTGGGTGAGAAGCTGCATCACGAGGCCCGCCATGGCCATTGCGGCGCCGGCGAGAACGAGGGCGATCGTGCGGGGGACGCGCGTGATCTGGAACATCTGCGCGCCGTCGTCCGCCCCGGCGATGTCGTAGACGCCCGTGAAGAGCGAGATCACGAGGAGCACCGCGACGACGAGCACGCCGATGAGCAGTTTCACGTCGAAGAGCCGCCCGGCGTGGCGGGGCGGCTGGGTGATGTCGGTGGAGACCATGATGACCGTGCGGCGGCACCCGGATCATCCGGATGCCGCCGCAGTACCTCAGTTCTTCGCGCTCTTCTCGAGGGCGTCTGCGAAGTCGTTGAGGAACGACGTGTAGGTCTGGATGCCCTCGTTCAGGTACGTGTCGGTGGGCATGTAGACGAGCTGCTTCTCCTTCACGGCCGTGACGCCGGCGAGGGCCTCGGAGCTCTCGAGGATCTCCGCAGCCTGCACGTAGTCCGGGGTTTCGGCAGCGAACACGGCGTCGCGGTCGAGCACGAGGATCCAGTCGGGGTCCGACGCGGCGATCGCCTCGACGGAGATCTCATCGCCCTGGTGGTCATCGGTCGCGTCGTCGACCTGAAGCGCCGGGGTGAGCCCGAGAAGGTCGTAGATCGGGCCGAGCGAGCGGCCAACGGTCGGGGCGAGGTAGCCGATCTCGCCGCCCGAGGTGTTGACTGCCATGACGGTGTCGGCGTCGTCGTACGCGGCCTTCGCGCGCTCGGCAGCGGCGTCGAAGTCCTCGACGAGCTTCGCGGCCTCGTCCTGCTTGCCGAAGATCTCTCCGAGCACGGTGACCTGGCGCTTGAGTTCCTCGTCGAAGGGCTCTCCCTCGCGCGGCTCGAGGTCGACGATCGTCGCATCGGGCACGAGGTCGGCGATCGCGGTGTTGTGCTGCGTGAACCGCTGGCCGCTGATGATCAGGTCGGGCTCCACGGCGACGATGGCCTCGAGGTCGGGCTCGCTGTGCAGTCCGATGTCGACGATGCCGTCGTCCTTCACGTACGACACGGTCTCGGGCATGAGCGCGACGGCTCCGGCCGAGAGCTCGACGCCCCAGTCGGACAGTGTCTGGAAGGTGCGGTTGTCGAGAGCCACGACGGAGGTGGGAGGTGTCGCGATCTCGTGCGTGCCGGTGTTGTCCTCGACCGTGACGGTCGCGGCTGCGGGTTCGTTGTTCTCCGATTCCGCCGAACCGCCGGATGCGCAGCCGGCGAGGGCGAGAAGACCGACGAGCGCGACGCTCGTGGCGGTGAGGGTTCTGGGCACGGACATGGAGAGACTCCTGTTCTGCGGGATCGATGCGCACACGACGGGCGCCGGATGGCGAGGTTAGGGCAACCTTCCCTCGACAGTTTTAGGTTAGCCTTACTTTATGAGCAACACGAAATCCGGATTCTCGATCGAACGTCGTGGCCTGGAGCTGCGCTTCCGCCACGTCGCACTGAGTGCCCGGGAATGGCTCGCGCCGGATTTCGTCCGCGTGCGGCTGACCGGCTCGGACCTCGCCGGCTTCGATTCGCCGGGCGCCGACGACCACATGCGGCTTTTCTTCCCCTCCGGCCCCACGGACTCGGTCGAGGAACTCCGCGCCTCGCCGAGCCGCGAGTACACGCCGCTCGCCTGGGGTGACGACTGGCTCGATGTCGAGTTCGCGGTGCACGGAGATCAGGGCGTCGCGGCCCCCTGGGCGGCGACGGCACCGCTCGGCTCCCGGATCGGTGTCGGCGGTCCGCGCGGGTCAGCCGTGCTGGCCGGCGACCCTGGCTCCTGGCTGCTGGTCGGCGACGAGACCGCGATCCCCGCCATCCGACGCTTCGCCGCGCTGATCCCGGCAGGCACCCCGGCCCGCATCGTGGTGGAGACCGTGAACCAGGGACGCGAGTTCGAGATCGATGCACCGGTCGACATCGAGTGGCTGCATCGCGGCGAAGCCCCCTCCGGTTCCGCACTCATCGCCTTCCTCGAGACTCTGACCGCGGACGACGCCGTCGGAGACGACCCGTTCGTGTTCATCGCCGCGGAGCAGTCGATCGTCAAGCCGGGCAGGGCACTGCTCGAACGCTGGGGCGTCGACACGGCGAAGGCCGTCGTGAAGGGGTACTGGAAGCGCGGCGAGGCCGAGTACCACGCGCCACACTGACCCTTCCCCCGGCGAAAGCCCGGACCAGCCGACGTGTTCGCGGCGGGTCGTGGTTCGACACACCGGAGCTCCCGGCGCTGGTCTGGGTTTTCGCCTTCCGGCGCGGTCGGTGCCGCTTGACTCCCGGGCGTGTCGCACCCTAGGGTGGCAAAGCTGTGCCATTCGGCGCAGCACACCAGCCGAGGAGTCGACGGATGACCGCGCAGCGGAACCTCCCCATCGCAGCGGTGTTGCAGCTTCAGCAGAAGCGCAATGACCGCTACGAGTCGTACCCTCCGGCACGCGCCGTGTGACAGCACCCGCTCTCACAACGCCCCGTACCGTCAGGTCCGGGGCGTTTTCCGTGGAAGACCCCCTGACCTGTGGCCGGAAACCACCACAAGGAAAGGAATCATGGAGAGGCTCTCCGCACGGCTGCTGTCGTGGGCGTCACTGATCGACGAGAAGACACTCGCTCAGGCGCACACCACGGCCCGCATGCCGTTCATCCACCCGCACCTGGCACTGATGCCGGATGCCCACCTCGGCAAGGGGGCGACGGTCGGCTCGGTCATCCCGACGCTCGGCGCGATCATCCCCGCGGCCGTCGGCGTCGACATCGGCTGCGGCATGATCGCCGTTCGCACCCAGTTCACCGAGAACGACCTCGCAGGTCATGACCTCGCAGGACTCCGGGAGCAGATCGAGCGCGCCATCCCCCTATCGGCCGGACGCTACAACCGCAAGGTCGTGGCCACCGCCGAACCGCGCATCGCCGAGCTCGAGCAGCTCGCCGAGAAGAGCGGCTTCGATCCCGCCCAGTACGCCGGGAACTGGCGGCTGCAGCTGGGGACGCTCGGCTCGGGCAACCACTTCATCGAGGTGTCGGTCGACGAACTCGACCGGGTCTGGCTGTTCCTGCACTCGGGATCGCGAGGCGTCGGCAACAAGATCGCCGGACACCACATCGGCGTCGCCCAGCGGCTGGCGAAGCAGTGGTGGATCGACCTCCCCGACCCCGACCTGGCCTACCTGGTCGAGGGGACCGCGGAGTTCACCCGCTACATCCGGGAACTGCGGTGGGCCCAGCACTTCGCCCTGCTGAACCGGGAGGAGATGATGGACCGCGTCATGCGCCAGGTCTCGGAATTCCTCGGCACCGCGGTCGACGAGCAGGAGCGCATCAACTGCCACCACAACTTCACGGAGTCGGAGAAGCACTACGGCGCGCAGGTGTGGGTGTCGCGGAAGGGTGCCATCCAGGCGGACGCCGGGCGACCAGGACTGATCCCCGGGTCGATGGGCACCGCCTCGTACGTGGTCGAGGGGCTCGGCGACCCGCAGTCGCTGAACTCCTCTCCGCACGGTGCCGGGCGGGAGTACTCCCGGTCGGCAGCACGGCGGACCTTCACCCACGAGCAGCTGCGGGCAGCGATGACGGGAATCGAGTTCCGTGACACGGATGCCTTCATCGATGAGATCCCCCAGGCGTACAAGCCGATCGACCAGGTGATGGCGGATGCCGCGAGCCTCGTATCGATCCGGCACACGCTGCGGCAGATCGTCAACGTGAAGGGCGACTGAACAGGACCGGGCGGTGGGAACCCCACCGCCCGGTCGGGTGGCAGCACCTCGCCTCCGTCGAAGATGCCGACGGCATCCGGATCGAGTTCCTGCACACCCCCCAGGGCGGGGACTGACGTTTCCTCCACCGAACGGCATGCAAACCAGTTGTCCGCCGTTCGTGAGTAGCCGATATCTTCGCCTCCCGCACTCTGGCAGGCTTGCCGGATCGATGCGACGATGACGGAGTGGGATTCATGAATGACGCACAGATCTGGACCATGATCGGATCGTTCACCGTGCTGATGTTCAGCACCCTCACGGTCGTCTCGACCCTGTTCGTCCGGATCGTCCGCAGCGAGATCGCTGGCCTGCGCACCGAGATGAACGGACAGCTCGGCGGTCTGCGCACCGAGATGAACGCCCGATTCGACACCGTGAACACCCGCATCGATGCCCTCGACCGCGACGTCCAGGCCATCGTGAAGCGCACGTTCGGGCTCGATCGCGAGTGATGACGACGAAGCTTCCCCGCACCTCGGTCGACCCCGCCGACCGGCACGACGCCTTTCCAGAGGCTCCCTGCGGCACCGCGGTCCTGCTCCTCGCCGGATCCAGCGGACGTGTGGAGGCTCAGCGGGCCGACCTGCTCGCGCGGCACGGGGCCCGGGTCCGCGCCATCCGCTGGTTCGGCGGCACGGGCCAGCGCCCCGCTCCGCACGAGGTACCGATCGAGATCTTCGTCGACCAGTTGGATCTGCTCCGCCGTGATGCGGATCGCGTCGCGATCTTCGGCACGTCGTTCGGAGCAGAAGCGGCACTCGTCACCGCGTCGCTGCACCCGGTCGACGCCACCGTCGCGGTCGCGCCGTCATCCGTCGTCTGGTCGGGCATCGTCGACGGCAACTGGTCGTCGCACTGGAGCCTTCGTGGCACTCCGCTTCCCTCCGTGGGGTTCGATCCGTCGTGGTCCCCGACGACCGAACCGCCCGAGTATCGCTCGCTCTACGAATCCAGCCTCGCCCGCGATCCCGATCTCACCCGCGCGGCGGAGATCCGGGTCGAGGGCATCACCGGTCCGGTCATCCTCGTCGCCGGCGGAGACGACCGCGTCTGGCCAAGCGACCGATTTGCGGCCGAGATCCAGCGTCGCCGCTCGTTGCACGCCAGAGAGACGACCCTCGTCACCCACCCCGAGGCCGGACACCGCATCACCCTTCCCGGCGAGACGGCCGTCCACGGCGGTGTGACCATGGGTCGGGGCGGCACACCATCCGCCGATGCGGCCCTCGGCGCCGACGCCTGGACGGCGATCGCCCGGGCGCTCGATCTGCGCGAGTGACGTCAGAGTGCCGGGACGACCTCCGCATCGGCAGCCCGGTCGGTGAACGCGGTCTTCGGGACGAACACGAGGATCACGGCTGCGGCGAGAGCGGTGGCGCCGCACACGATCCACACGGTGAAGTAGCCGGCGAGCGAACCCGCGGTCCCCTCGGTCGCCCCCGCCGTGGTCGCGACGCCGTGCAGCAGCGCGATGCCGAACACACACGAGGCGATCGCCCCGCCGACGGTCTTGACGGAGTTCGTGAGGCCCGTCGCGACGCCGGTCTGCGACGCAGGTGCTGCCGAGGCCGCGGCGGCAGGAAGCGCGGCCACCAGGGCGCCTGAGCCGAGTCCGACGACGACCATGTTCGCGATGACCTGCGTGTAGGTGTCGTGGAACGGCAGGAAGAGCAGGAAGCCGAGTCCCACGAGCACCGATGCCCCCATCAGCGTCAGGCGTGGGGTGATCCATCGCGCGAACGACGGGAAAAGCAGGGCACCCGTGATCATGGCGACGAGGTAGACGCCGATGATCAGCGAGGTCGCGAATCCGCTGGTCCCGAGACCGTAACCGTAGACCGCGGGGTCGGTGCGCGCGAACGTCGACAGCGGTGCCTGCGCGCCGAGGACGCTCACCCCGAAGAGCCCTGCCGTCAGGAACACCGGGCCGAGTGCGGGCGAGCGGAACATGCGCACATCGATGAGGGGGTCTTCGCACCGCAGCTCCCACAACACGAACGGAACCACCAGCAGCACACCCAGGACCACCACACCCCACGACCAGGGGTTCTCCAGTCCACCCTCGAGGCGAAGCAGACTGAGCCCCCCGGTGAAGCAGACGAGTGCGAGCGAGATCAGCACGAGACCGACCGTGTCGAAGACGCCGCCCGCGGGCTCCGGAGACTCCT
Above is a window of Microbacterium aurugineum DNA encoding:
- a CDS encoding exonuclease SbcCD subunit D; the protein is MRILHTSDWHIGRTFHGNSTMDALTEVLGALTEQVRTHSVDVVVVAGDVFDSATPSGPAYSLLGDALVALDEAGARVIVTSGNHDSAARLGFQARLLRDGIHVLTDPLAVGEPITIADADGPVHFFGIPYLEPAIVRQHWPEGDSAGRPLRTQAQTMGHAMDLVRAGMDTHEGRAVAIAHCFAAGVDATAGLEREVRQGGLDVVPLSVFDGPDYVALGHIHGRQTLSERVRYAGAPLHYSFGEQHKARGSWLVDLDAHGLAAVEWLELPVPRRLVTLTGTLHEILAPEMVAEHANEWVCAVYTDALPQAEPMRRLRESYPYCAMVQHQPVAVSEAEERSYSQRLRTAVTDVDRIEAFLEHVRAGHGATDAERDLIRAVLDERVRAEALV
- a CDS encoding GNAT family N-acetyltransferase — protein: MTISHTVGGFILTDEKDASRYTLMRDGKLVSVLDYRDDGHTIALTRAFTIPTFRGNGYAGKVVEGAVADIEERGDRTVDAVCWYVADWFAAHPEHAPLLRSR
- a CDS encoding winged helix-turn-helix domain-containing protein — translated: MSNTALLERPATTAAIRTRTEATAPVPSATADLPAVRSPRGFALYVGLDEIKAAEAGVSLPLLVDALRRTLAELAPGAETHATVALAPHGSGGRDLDVVRLALQEPGAIARTKAAAEEDTAEEESGVTVDISRKRVLIDGESAAFTYKEFELLQYLVLREGRTIERSELVSALWQAQDDETPGERTIDVHVRRLRAKLGRYEDIVRTVRGIGYRFDRHADVVIRYGHGTPSPDRF
- a CDS encoding DNA-3-methyladenine glycosylase family protein, whose product is MTSTAQSAAAEVAPSDAPRETVYRPSHPLDLGRTLGFLRRGTGDPTMVITGSVIWRAVRTPLGPTTLAVRTIGGEVRATAWGPGTDFALDAVPALCGAHDDAEGFDASHHPLVAESAHRHPGLRLTRTDEVFDALACAIIEQKVTGMQAFGAWRWLVSRFGERAPGPTPRPMFTAPTAAQWHRIPSWAWHRAGVEPPQSRTLVRAAERGDRIAHAVRTAPDGTARDRVLTSLPGVGVWTSAETRARALGDTDAVSVGDYHLAHEIGYALTGTRTDDAGMLELLAPWTGQRQRAVRLIAASGVHEPRRGPRLAPENHRDR
- a CDS encoding iron ABC transporter ATP-binding protein; the protein is MIALDGVRRDYSSEVAIGPVDLEIPTGGITALIGPNGAGKSTLLTMIGRLNGMDAGAIEIAGLDVASTKSKDLAKVVSILRQENHFVTRLTVRQLVGFGRFPHSKGRLNRADEEIISQAIDFLDLGPLEGRYLDELSGGQRQRAYVAMVLAQDTEFVLLDEPLNNLDMRHAVQMMKHLRRAAEELGRTIVIVLHDINFAGHYADHICAMKDGAVVEFGSPAAIMTDEVLSRVFDTPVSVIAGPSGPLAVYY
- a CDS encoding iron chelate uptake ABC transporter family permease subunit, yielding MTPRTTGGPVRSAGSFTTPRARRRYVLVLGVLVVLAAVSGFGLLAWANPMPVGSAGFWRIAQHRAIDVTVMALVAVSQAIATVSFQTVTNNRIITPSIMGFESLYRVVQTSTVYLFGVAGLVAIQGIGQFAIQVVIMVGLAVALYGWLLSGRYGNLQIMLLVGIVIGGGLGAVATFMQRLLTPSEFDVLAARLFGNVSNADASYLPLAIPLVIVASALLWIRSRRLNLMALGPDAARSLGVDHRRELFVVLFLVAVLMATSTALVGPMTFLGFLVATLAYQFADTHDHRLIFPVAVLTAFTILAGAYFVMKNVFYAQGMVSILIELVGGTVFLIVILRKGRL
- a CDS encoding iron chelate uptake ABC transporter family permease subunit: MVSTDITQPPRHAGRLFDVKLLIGVLVVAVLLVISLFTGVYDIAGADDGAQMFQITRVPRTIALVLAGAAMAMAGLVMQLLTQNRFVEPTTTGTTEWAGLGLLMVMILVPQPSLPMRMAGAILAAFIGTMVFFAFLRRVALKSSLIVPIVGIMLGAVVGALSTYLALVTNSLQIIGVWFAGSFTSVMRGQYEMLWIVAVIGVIVFIVADRLTIAGLGEEVATNVGVNYSRIILLGTVLIAVTTGVVTVVVGNLPFLGLIVPNIVSMVRGDDLRSNLPWVCLLGIAIVTVCDIIGRTIIMPFEVPVSLILGVVGAVVFVLLLLRQRRRG